CGGCGTTCTTCAAGCTCCCGGAGATAACCCAGGCGGGTTTCCAGCTGGCGCAGCTGGGTATCATCCAGACCGCCAGTCACTTCCTTACGGTAACGTGCGATAAACGGCACGGTGTTCCCTTCATCCAGCAGACGAACAGCGGCATCAACCTGTTCTGCTCGCGCCTGCAGCTCACTTGCAATTATGCGGCTCAGCGAATCTTTCATCATCGGTTACTTTATGGCTCAAAGACCGTCAGTTATACGGATTGCAGGCGAAAAATGCCAGTCATCGGGCCGATCCAGGCGCCTGCATCCGCGTGATTAGGATTGTTTAACGTAGTCGATAGCTACCACGTACCAGTGGGCTTCTCCGGCTGGCGTCTGTACCGTAGCCAGATCGCCCACCTCTTTTTTCAACAGTGCGCGGGCCATCGGAGAGTCGATGGAGATATAGTCGTTGCGGCCAAAGATCTCGTCATAGCCCGCAATGCGGAAGCGTTTTACCTCGCCCTCATCATTTTCAATCTCTACCCAGGCACCGAAGAAGACTTTACCTTCCTGCTGTGGAGAGTGATCGACAATGCGCAACTGCTCCAGGCATTTGGTGAGATAACGCACGCGGCGATCGATCTCACGCAGGCGCTTTTTGTTGTACTGGTAATCGGCGTTTTCACTGCGGTCGCCGAGGCTGGCAGCCCAGGTCACCTTTTTGGTGACTTCTGGCCGCTCTTCACGCCAGAGGAAGTCCAGTTCCTGCTTCAGCTTGTCGTAACCTTCACGGGTGATCAGTTGAGTTTTCATCGTAATCCAGTTCTTACTGCGAAATGCTGCGCTTATTTTGTTGTGCGACGCGCACTGATGCAAATCTCTTCTGCAGTTTTCTGCCCGACCTTACTGTTTGTTTGTCCTGACTATTCGGCTGTGAAATAGTGTGCACCAGCGCGTTTTTTTGCCGCAAAATTAAAGATAAGCTGCTGTTTAATATGCTTTGTAACAATTTCGGCTAGAATATAAACCATTATTGACTGTTACATTCAGGCATCTTTTTTAAGAATAATGACTCAGGCAATAGCGCCTTTGGGAGTATCGACATGCAAGAGAACTACAAAATTCTGGTCGTGGATGACGACATGCGTTTACGTGCGTTGTTGGAGCGTTATCTGACCGAGCAGGGTTTCCAGGTGCGTAGCGTGGCTAATGCCGAGCAGATGGATCGTTTGCTGACGCGTGAATCCTTCCATCTGATGGTGCTGGACCTGATGCTGCCGGGCGAAGATGGCCTCTCTATCTGCCGCCGTCTGCGCAGCCAGAGCAACCCAATGCCGATCATCATGGTGACGGCTAAAGGCGAAGAAGTGGATCGTATCGTGGGGCTGGAAATCGGTGCCGACGACTACATCCCGAAACCCTTCAACCCGCGCGAGCTGCTGGCCCGTATCCGTGCCGTTTTACGCCGTCAGGCTAATGAACTGCCGGGCGCGCCTTCACAGGAAGAGGCGGTCATCGCCTTCGGCAAATTCAAGCTGAACCTCGGCACGCGTGAAATGTTCCGTGAAGATGAGCCTATGCCACTGACCAGCGGTGAATTTGCGGTGCTTAAAGCGCTGGTAAGCCACCCTCGTGAGCCGTTATCACGCGATAAGCTGATGAACCTGGCCCGTGGCCGTGAGTACAGTGCGATGGAACGTTCTATCGACGTTCAGATCTCCCGCCTGCGCCGCATGGTGGAAGAAGATCCGGCCCATCCACGCTATATACAGACCGTCTGGGGTCTGGGTTACGTCTTTGTGCCGGACGGCAGCAAAGCATGAGGCGGATCCGCTTCTCTCCCCGCAGTTCCTTTGCCCGTACGCTACTGCTGATCGTGACCCTGCTGTTTGTCAGCCTGGTCACGACCTATCTGGTGGTGTTGAACTTTGCCATTCTGC
This genomic window from Erwinia sp. E_sp_B01_1 contains:
- the greB gene encoding transcription elongation factor GreB yields the protein MKTQLITREGYDKLKQELDFLWREERPEVTKKVTWAASLGDRSENADYQYNKKRLREIDRRVRYLTKCLEQLRIVDHSPQQEGKVFFGAWVEIENDEGEVKRFRIAGYDEIFGRNDYISIDSPMARALLKKEVGDLATVQTPAGEAHWYVVAIDYVKQS
- the ompR gene encoding two-component system response regulator OmpR, with amino-acid sequence MQENYKILVVDDDMRLRALLERYLTEQGFQVRSVANAEQMDRLLTRESFHLMVLDLMLPGEDGLSICRRLRSQSNPMPIIMVTAKGEEVDRIVGLEIGADDYIPKPFNPRELLARIRAVLRRQANELPGAPSQEEAVIAFGKFKLNLGTREMFREDEPMPLTSGEFAVLKALVSHPREPLSRDKLMNLARGREYSAMERSIDVQISRLRRMVEEDPAHPRYIQTVWGLGYVFVPDGSKA